A window of Amyelois transitella isolate CPQ chromosome 30, ilAmyTran1.1, whole genome shotgun sequence contains these coding sequences:
- the LOC106138917 gene encoding NADH dehydrogenase [ubiquinone] 1 alpha subcomplex assembly factor 3, translating to MLANRLRQIGATAVRQRPILRASYAKAAYEGEGKTTVRVLNLEPDLGLMIDAYATYGFRLNNGVTVLGPIAIFPRTVLSWQVRSSYEITEQSLKLFKILEPSIDVLIIGLECQDRAVINSAFKAARALGLNVELLSTEHACSTFNFLNAEGRSVAAACIPPLSITLSEDDMLQSKLHYENLYSRDLK from the exons ATGTTAGCTAATAGATTAAGACAAATCGGCGCCACAGCAGTCAGGCAAAGGCCTATTTTGAG AGCCAGCTACGCGAAGGCTGCGTACGAGGGTGAGGGGAAGACCACCGTGCGAGTGCTCAACCTGGAACCGGATCTAGGGCTGATGATAGACGCGTATGCTACC TATGGTTTCCGGCTGAACAACGGTGTGACAGTGCTCGGACCCATCGCCATCTTTCCCAG GACGGTGCTGTCTTGGCAGGTGCGCAGCTCCTATGAAATCACGGAGCAGTCGCTGAAACTCTTCAAGATTCTGGAGCCCAGTATAGACGTCTTG aTCATAGGTCTTGAATGCCAGGATCGCGCGGTCATCAACTCGGCCTTCAAAGCTGCGCGCGCGCTCGGCCTCAACGTGGAGTTGCTGTCCACCGAGCACGCCTGCTCCACGTTCAACTTCCTCAACGCCGAGGGCAG gtcaGTGGCGGCCGCGTGCATCCCCCCGCTCAGCATCACCCTCAGCGAGGACGACATGCTGCAGTCCAAACTGCACTACGAGAACCTGTACAGTAGGGACTTGAAGTGA
- the LOC132903787 gene encoding uncharacterized protein LOC132903787, which translates to MARARVAPLKVMSIPRLELQAGLLGARLYNTLKQHLDIGKVVFWTDSKTVLSWLRSDSGRFKPFVAHRVSEISELTDVHHWRWVPSGLNAADDATRETTVDDNTRWLHGPSFLREAEDLWPSEEKDIILDPGDVEIKICALAVENLELLDITRFSRYWRLVRSTAWVYRAVYNWTHKTDARQGELTADEVKAAELSLIKESQRRMFQDDIENVMKTGWVNKSSSLRQLTPFLDENGIFRVRGRISGAEQVDMDFRHPIILHPKDRFVKLLLMQYHIDSVHNGRERVLIEVRRRFWVLNGRCAVKSTWNECQYCKNRRVKPVTPLMSNLPNIRLKEVDRPFKYTGLDYFGPLIVKVGRRQEKRWVALYTCLTVRAIHLEVVHDLTTSSVIMSLRRLIARRGCPSLIYSDNATTFRGADRELKQAVRAIDNEELIRFGSIRQLEWRFIAPNAPHMGGCWERLVRSVKTSLKVTLKTRNPTDQTLLTLLAETEFMINSRPLTYVPLDHDDDLPLTPNDFLFMKTDSHDYPFGVFTDYDLLRRTWRESQRLADLTWKRWVKEYLPTLTRRDKWYRDNDRPLIVGDLVVIADDQLPRNQWPLGRVDQVFPGKDGLIRVAQVKTRHGLYIRPVTKLCRLDVRSST; encoded by the coding sequence ATGGCGCGCGCTCGTGTTGCACCACTCAAGGTCATGAGCATCCCAAGGCTTGAATTACAAGCTGGGTTGTTGGGTGCGAGACTTTACAACACTTTGAAACAGCACCTTGACATAGGTAAAGTAGTTTTTTGGACTGATTCGAAGACTGTGCTGAGTTGGCTCCGTTCAGATAGCGGTCGTTTCAAGCCTTTCGTTGCCCATCGTGTCAGTGAAATTTCGGAGCTGACTGACGTCCATCACTGGAGGTGGGTGCCGTCAGGGCTGAACGCGGCGGACGACGCTACTCGTGAGACCACTGTAGATGACAACACACGGTGGCTTCATGGGCCGTCATTTCTTCGAGAAGCCGAGGATCTTTGGCCATCAGAGGAAAAAGACATTATCTTGGACCCGGGTGACGTCGAGATAAAAATCTGTGCTTTGGCTGTCGAAAACCTTGAGTTGCTGGACATTACTCGGTTCTCACGTTATTGGAGGTTGGTCAGAAGCACTGCCTGGGTTTATCGAGCAGTCTATAATTGGACTCATAAGACTGATGCACGCCAAGGTGAACTCACAGCCGATGAAGTCAAAGCTGCAGAACTTTCCCTAATAAAAGAAAGTCAACGGCGAATGTTTCAAGATGACATAGAAAACGTCATGAAAACGGGATGGGTCAATAAATCCAGTTCGCTCCGTCAGCTGACACCATTTCTGGATGAAAACGGTATCTTCCGTGTTCGTGGAAGAATTAGCGGAGCAGAACAAGTCGACATGGATTTTAGACATCCTATAATTCTCCATCCTAAGGACAGATTTGTCAAATTATTGCTTATGCAATATCACATTGACTCCGTTCACAACGGCCGAGAGCGGGTATTGATCGAGGTACGACGTAGATTCTGGGTGCTTAATGGTCGCTGTGCTGTCAAAAGCACCTGGAATGAATGTCAGTACTGCAAGAACAGAAGAGTTAAGCCAGTGACACCTCTTATGTCCAATTTGCCCAATATTCGTCTGAAGGAAGTTGACCGGCCTTTTAAGTATACTGGGCTGGATTATTTTGGACCTTTGATAGTAAAGGTTGGACGAAGACAAGAAAAGAGATGGGTGGCTTTGTACACTTGTCTGACCGTACGAGCTATTCACCTCGAAGTGGTTCATGACTTGACCACTAGCTCAGTTATTATGAGTCTCAGGCGGCTAATAGCCCGACGAGGTTGCCCGAGTCTTATTTATAGTGACAATGCCACTACATTTCGTGGAGCTGATCGCGAGCTAAAACAGGCTGTACGAGCCATTGACAATGAAGAGCTTATTAGGTTCGGAAGTATTCGTCAACTTGAGTGGCGGTTCATAGCACCTAATGCTCCCCACATGGGCGGATGCTGGGAGCGTTTAGTAAGGTCTGTAAAGACCAGCCTTAAGGTGACCCTTAAGACTAGGAATCCGACTGACCAGACTTTATTAACGTTGCTTGCTGAGACTGAATTTATGATTAACTCAAGACCTTTGACATACGTACCTTTAGACCATGATGACGACTTACCTCTGACACCAAATGATTTTCTGTTTATGAAAACCGACTCTCATGACTATCCCTTTGGAGTATTCACTGATTATGACCTACTAAGACGGACCTGGAGGGAATCCCAGCGACTTGCAGACTTGACTTGGAAGCGCTGGGTAAAGGAGTACCTGCCGACTTTGACTCGACGTGACAAATGGTACCGCGACAACGACAGACCACTGATTGTAGGTGACCTAGTAGTGATTGCTGACGATCAGCTACCCCGCAATCAGTGGCCTCTTGGCAGGGTCGATCAGGTTTTCCCTGGCAAGGACGGCCTGATCCGTGTGGCCCAAGTCAAGACAAGACATGGACTTTACATTAGACCTGTGACAAAGTTGTGTCGGCTGGACGTCCGCTCCTCAACTTGA